The proteins below are encoded in one region of Drosophila santomea strain STO CAGO 1482 chromosome 3R, Prin_Dsan_1.1, whole genome shotgun sequence:
- the LOC120452192 gene encoding uncharacterized protein LOC120452192 has protein sequence MGARNSKPQTVQIKNSTAFEITPDVVDRINQVTAISTELGCTACEAYKQKPIKEPGSDIGTTMEHKQHNVRALNPVPVVKSWKKLSFEVEEKEFGKSLKLVQELFGTPVKWAKDCEGEIEKFEEELVRCYQRFPNEPLQCSNLARQYHRFVFSKQYAVLSKTKTGTLR, from the coding sequence ATGGGTGCCAGGAACAGCAAGCCGCAAACGGTGCAGATTAAAAATTCAACGGCATTCGAGATTACTCCGGATGTGGTGGATAGAATAAATCAGGTCACCGCCATAAGTACTGAACTCGGATGTACCGCCTGTGAAGCATATAAGCAGAAACCAATAAAAGAACCAGGTTCCGATATTGGGACTACGATGGAACATAAGCAGCATAATGTGCGAGCCTTGAATCCAGTGCCGGTGGTCAAGTCCTGGAAGAAACTTTCTTTTGAAGTCGAGGAAAAAGAGTTTGGAAAGTCCTTAAAATTGGTTCAAGAATTATTCGGTACACCTGTAAAATGGGCCAAGGATTGCGAGGGCGAGATCGAAAAATTCGAGGAGGAGCTAGTTCGCTGCTATCAACGGTTTCCAAACGAACCTTTGCAGTGCTCTAATTTAGCAAGACAGTATCACCGATTCGTATTCTCCAAACAGTACGCCGTATTATCGAAAACTAAGACGGGTACCTTAAGATAG